A region of the Phaseolus vulgaris cultivar G19833 chromosome 11, P. vulgaris v2.0, whole genome shotgun sequence genome:
ACTTCTCATCTTAAATTACTAGTTGAGTTGTTATTTCAAAACATCATTTCTACCATAAAGATCATATTCAAGTCAAACATCCTAATAGATGATCAAAACTAAAGGTTATAGAAATCAAGAAATCTTATATACATTTCTTAATAGTTTAAATATAGTATTAGGAAGtggattttaagtctaactcaaccttacaaaattCCGACTCATAAAAtgaagtttgcacccacttatgtactataaaatgtctttatctctagtcgatgtggaatctctagtcgacgtggaatctctagtcgatgtggaatctcTAACACACCATCTCACATTCTCACATCGAAACTTATCAACTCATGCACGAGACTATATAATGGGTGGTCCGGTAGcgacccgatagcgggtgacctgaTCAGCCCAACAAACTCTTATTAAAGATATACTCTAAATGATTATGATACTGTATTAAGAATTGAACTTTCAACCTAACTCAACCTTTCGACTCGTAAGATGAATCTTGCACCCATCtatgtattataaaatatctttatttctAATTGATGTAAAATCTACCATATGtaacaatttgaaaaaaaatttgaaaaaaaaaagataatttaaaatagttgcGCTTAAAAACTAGGAATTGATATAGCAacttaaaattcataaaaaatgtcactttctgtaaaaaaaaaagtatttatctTTAAACTTTTTTACTACATTTCATTTGAACCAAACAacccttttttttcatttactttttgatatttctcttttaattcttttatttctctcttttctACAAACTACAAAATGCTAACCGTCTTTTCGGTATTTTAATCAGTCATGGACAAAAAGGTTGCAATATGAATTGTAATTGTTTTTTCCGTGTTATCTTGTCAAACAAAAGTTATGTCAAATATGTTACCTACTTTAGTAATTATTAAGCTAATCACTGTTGTCTCTAATTTAACTATTGcacaatatataaaaataaatgttgaactCAGTAGTAGCTCgttaaaaatatgtataaaaggGAAAGTATTTCAATATGTCTAGTTTTTGTAAAAGATCGCCGTTAATTTAATatgatgattttttaaaatatataaattataaattagatttataataaaaataaataactttttatattagAATATGTTGACAGATCCCTCGTCAACCATTATTGAAAttcaatttagaaaaaaaaagtttgattaCAGAAATACCTAGTAAGATGCCAAACCGAATATTCTATACCCTTTCCTGCGCACGTGCTAAAACTTCTATCATAGAATATCCGCAATCCCTTCGGAAACAAACACCAATCGTAAAATATTCGTCACTACTCCATGGAAAAAACTTAtgcaaaacaaatttaatttaaataaataaataaatcataaaccttaaggaaataaaaatagaGAAATATGAAATAGTTTAATTTTCAGACATgattaactaattaaaaataattaagtgaCAGTATGTACACTGTCGATTGGATACTTCATACAGTATATACTGGGATTCAAACAATTTGATGTTTTGCGTGACAAATGGAAGATTGAGAGTAACAGATATGATAATATGATGAGAAGCGTGGGAGAAATTTGCAATGTTAATCTTCTCGGGGACAAGAGGGGTTCCAGGGTGTCATATCGATAGGGTAACTGCCCAACACACGCAAGAAACTGGTGAATTCTTGAACCTCAGCGAGGGCGTTCTGTGCCCTAACTTCCGCCATAGAAGCCTCAAAATCAATGTAAAACAAATACTCGAAGTGTTTGGCGGTTCCTTCGCTCTCATCATCAACCACGCGAATTGGACGGCTACGGTGAGGCCTGGACTCGATCTTCGTCAAGCTAATGTTCCTGAACGCGAAAGCGGAAAGAACTTTAAAAAGAACTGAAGTTCCCTTATCGTGAGCGAAGACGATGCTTGTCTTGAAAGGCCGATCCGTGCGCGGAATTATCGGTTCGCGCGCCAGCATCACGAACCGCGTCACGTTGTTCGGATCGTCCTGGATTCCGTCCGCAAGGACCTGCAAACCGTAGAGCTCTGCGGCGCGGGCGCTCGCGATCGCCGCGGTGTCGCGGAGGCTGTTCGTGGCGACGAACTCTGCGGCGCCGGCAGTGTCGTCGACTGCCTCACGCGCCACGTTGAGGCCGAGTTTCGTGAGTGAGTGCTCGCACTGCGCTAAGGCCTGCGGATGCGAGATCACGCGCGTGAGGAACTCCTTGCGGACGCCGGGGAGTGCCAGGAGGCAGTGGTGCACCGGG
Encoded here:
- the LOC137825173 gene encoding arogenate dehydratase/prephenate dehydratase 6, chloroplastic-like — encoded protein: MQTLTPPCANPINYLNRPSHSVIRIAPTRLRVKCDYGLDTAGFSQGFGATRTDWQSLNVILTSKVLSQKEDSPAGDSNAAGVNGNNAAATNLNLVPVKHDGSNSKPLPPKPLSITDLSPAPMHGSQLRVAYQGVPGAYSEAAAGKAYPNGEAIPCDQFEVAFQAVELWIADRAVLPVENSLGGSIHRNYDLLLRHRLHIVGEVQLPVHHCLLALPGVRKEFLTRVISHPQALAQCEHSLTKLGLNVAREAVDDTAGAAEFVATNSLRDTAAIASARAAELYGLQVLADGIQDDPNNVTRFVMLAREPIIPRTDRPFKTSIVFAHDKGTSVLFKVLSAFAFRNISLTKIESRPHRSRPIRVVDDESEGTAKHFEYLFYIDFEASMAEVRAQNALAEVQEFTSFLRVLGSYPIDMTPWNPSCPRED